AGGCTGCCTCATTTTTCCTTGGCCCCGGCAGGCCCTTCTtgcccccagggctgggagctggcagggtTGGGCTGCAGGACACAGCTGGATGCAGGGTGGTGGGGGGAGACCCCCCCTGGGCTCCCCTGTGGCCTGGGATGGGTGCGGGGATGCTCGCCCCGCCGGCGGCAGGGACCCCATTTGCAGGGGTGGCGCTGCCCAAGGaggggtgcagggctgggggcgaTGAACCCCCGGCAGGTCCCGGCCCCGGGATgttgggcagggggctgccagcagcggGGCCAGCGGGACGAAGGACAGAGAGAGAccccgggctgccccccgcCAGGGGCTGAGTGGGGGTCTCCAAggctcccccagctcctcctggtcCTACAGAGACACCGGGACGTGGTTCCCCAGGCACAGGGCCATCGGTGTCCCCTCTGCCTTCAGCCAccgagggtctgggggggaccACGGGGCCCCCaggctggagaggaggaaggaagggggcagccccccctacggcagcccccagctctccccgtgtccccgcgcCAAACTCACTTCCAGAAACCGGAGAGGAAACCGGCGGGgggcccgcggccgcccccgctGCTGCATCCTCTCTCTCtgaggctggaggcagagcaggggcagcgTTGGCGGGCGCGGGGGCACGTGGGGACTCTTCTCCCAAAGGTGCTGCCATCCCTGAGGACATTTCATATTCGGGGGACCCTGGCAGAGCGCTCCCAGCACCTGCCACCACTGCAGCCAGTGGGGAGCCCAGTGCCAAGGGGCTGCTCCCACTTGGGGTGCCGGAGGCAGAGGGGGGGCCCCcgctgggtgctggtgctgagctcccccccacgcccccagcAGAGGCAGCCAGCAAGGGGCTGGAGGCATCCGGGGCCACCGGGACCAGGGGCTGCACCTCCCGGGGAGAGGACAGGACGGAGGGGGCCAGCACCCCTGATGTGATCTGGATGATGGCCCCTGCCCCGTCTGCTGTGCCGGCAccaggggcaggtgcccaaGGGGCCGAGGCTCCCGTTTCTCCTCCGGCCAGCTGCACCACATTGGTTTGGCTCAGGTTTGCATCAGAGAGCCCGAGGTCGGCGCCGCTCTGGATGCCGGGGGCAGGCACAGGGGTCTCCTCGTTGCCTTGGGGGCCAGCAGCCTCCGGGTCTGGGCTCAGTCCTACACCAGCTCCACCAGCTCCAGGACCTCCtgctccctcagcagctccacCGCTTGTCGGGGCTGAAGAAGATCCCTCgggagatggggagggagaTGCAGAGTGCAGCACGGCTCCCGTTCCTCCACCAGAGGCTCCGGCTGCTCCGTCCAGGTCCTGGGACACCCCCGGGGACTCCCCatttccagccccagccccttcgcccccacctcctcctgcaggaggaTGGGCGCCAGGACCAGCACCCAGGGCAGGCTGCACAGCACTGGGAGCAGCGTCCACTCCTCCCAGGGCACCTGGGCTGGCTGAATCCAAAACAGAGGGTGCTGTGAGCGTGTCCCCGGGAGAGGCAGGACCGGGCAGGGACACGGCACCAGGCAGTAGATCCGTCCCAGCCTCCATCCCAGCGCCAGGAGAGGAGCTCAGGGATGGCTCAGACCCAGTCCCACTGCCtcccagcgcctgcccctctgttCCTGGCACCCCCAGGTCTGCGCCAGGCTGGACCCCGAGGGTGGGCGATGGGGGTCCCACGGGTCCATGCGATGCTGAGCCGGGGGCATCCAGTGCTGAACTGAAGCCTGTGCCTGGTCCCTCAGCCCCAGGGAGAGCTGCTCCCGTGGGAGCACCACCTGCCATCCCCCACGGCTGTGACCCCACAAGgaatggggatatgggggctCCCTGGGCAGCACCGAGGTTGGGGTTTGCTGCCGTCTCTGCCCCATCACTGGTCCCAAACGCAGCTCCAGACGCAGCAACAGGAGGTGGGAAAGCAACACCAGGGGCTTGGCTTGGTCCCAGTCCTTCAGCCCCCGAGAGGTCGGGCTCCAGCCCCACGTAGCCAGGAGCCATGGGACCAGGCGGGGACACTTCTGCCGGTgccggggctgctccagctccatccccaggagctgcagcaggggacagctcggtgctgggcagggctcctgctggggctgccggcAGCTCTGTGGTGTCAGCGGGACCCTGCTGAGCACTGCTGGACAAAGAGCTGGTGTCCGTGTAGGGACTTCTGCTCCCTGGGTTTGCTGCCTCTGCCATATCGCCTGCGCTCTTGGTCCCCTGCGCCGTGGCGAGCTCTGGGCCGGTTTCGCTGTCCGGAGAGCCCTGGGACAGGCGGTCagggccaggggctgctgctggcatgggggctgctgctgcaccgTTCTCCGAAGTGGAAGATATTGGAAGTGTGTCACCGGGAGAGGCAGGACCGGGCAGGGACACAGCACCAGGCAATAGATGTGTCCCAGCCTCCATCCCAGCACCAGGAGAGGAGCTCAGGGATGGCTCAGACCCagtcctgctgcctcccagcaccTGACCCTCTGCTCCCGGCACCCCCAGGTCTGCACCGGGCTGGACCCCGAGGGTGGGCGATGGGGGTCCCACAGATCCATGTGATGCTGAGCCGGGGGCATCCAGTGTCGAACTGAAGCCTGTGCCTGGTCCCTCAGCCCCAGGGAGAGCTGCTCCTGTGGGAGCACCAGCTGCCATCCCCCACGGCTGTGACCCCACAAGgaatggggatatgggggctCCCTGGGCAGCACCGAGGTCGGGGCTTGCTGCCATCTCTGCCCCATTGCTGGTCCCAAACACAGCTCCAGACGCAGCAACAGGAGGTGGGAAAGCAGCGCTGGGAGCACCGGGGGCTTGACTGGGCAGGGGTCCTGGTCCTTCAGCCCCTGAGAGGTCGGGCTCCAGCCCCACATGGCCGGGAGCCATGGGACCAGGCGGGGACACTTCTTCTGGTGCCGGGGCTGTTCCTGCTCcgtccccaggagctgcagcaggggacagctcggtgctgggcagggctcctgccggggctgccggcagcTCTGCGGTGTCAGCGGGACCCTGCTGAGCGCTGCTGGACGAAGAGCTGGTGTCACCCTGGGTGCCTGCGTAAGGACTGCTGTCCCCTGTGCCCCCTGCCTGTGCCGTGTCCGCTGTGTCCCCCTGAGCAGGCCCTGCCAGGCCATTAGGTCCAGAAGAAGCCAGGCTGGCAGCATCCAGAGCTGAATTCGGGACGGTGCCAGCTCCATCTGCTCCCTCAGGAGCAGCGGCTGCTGTCCCCCATGGCTGTGACCCCCCAGGGGACAGCGAGGCAGGcgctcctggggcagcaccgagGTCGGGGTTCGCTGTTGTCTCTGCCCCATcaccagctgcagcccctgggggtgGGAAAGCAGCCCCGGGAGCACTGGGGGTGTCCGTGGGGGACGGCAGAGCGGCAGCAAGCTGCGGTTGCCGTTCTCCAGTGGGGCTGTGCCAtggggcaggctgcagggaaggcTCGGCCGGACCCACAGCCCCCGTGGGCAGGGGCAGCGTGatggatggggctggggcatCCGTGTCGCTCTGTGCATCCGTGGGGGCCCTGGAGGCCAGAAGCAAGGTGGCCGTGTCCCCTCGCTCCCCAGGTGCCtcgggggctgcaggagctgggactgAGCCGGGGCTGGCCGGTGACACCGCTGGGGCTCCCTGCACATCTCCATCCCCGCCTCCGGCCGGTCCTGGTGAGGTGGCcgggctcagccctgcctgtccAGCGAGGAGGGAGGTCTGCCCTGGGTTTTCCGCTGCTCCCGACACTGTCCCATTCTCTGGAGCCAGATGGGATGAATCAGTTGTGCCAACAGCACCATTTACTGCATCTCCCGCATTGCCAGACCCCAGAGCTGGCCCCGGGGTGACACCCACGGTCCCACTCAGCACCTCGTCCCACCGTGTCGtgagcagccccccagccccggggctggggatCGAGGAGGGGGCACTGCCTTCTCCTtggctgtccccaggcagggTGACACCTTCCTCCGCAGCTCCTGTGGCCGTGGCCTGCCCTTGGCTCAGCAGTGCGGTGACATGGGGACCCAGGGGGCTGCTGGTTGTCGGCTCTGCCCCCgtggctgctggaggcagggtggcagggagggatgTGGCATCAGCCGTGGGCTCCAAGTCCGCTCCTTCCCTTGTCACGGACGCGAGGATGTCCTTGCTCATGTCTGCAAACAGAGGGGTGGCCCcggggggtgcagcaggagcggCCGCCGTTACATCAAGCTCTGCGCTGGGGGTGAAAGCAGGCTGGGGGGTGAAAACCAAGGCGGCAGCCGAAACCGTCTGGTTTCCCTGGGACGCATTAAGAGACGTGGCCACGTCCGTCACCGCCTGGGGCTCTCCGCTGGGAGCCTGTGTTGCTGCgctggggctgagcccagcCTCAGCATCGCTCCCCGCAGCCGGAGCACTGGTTGGAGCGCTGGTCGTGGTCACCAAATCTGCCTTGGCCCCGGAGGGGAAGGACGGGCTGGCCGGGCGTCCCGCGAGGATGCTCTCGGTTGTCTCAGTATCAGCCACGGCGGTGCTCGTCCCCGCGGCGCCCAGCGGCAGGGCGCCCCGTGCCTCGCTCGGCGCCGCGGTGGGAGAAGCTGTGTGGGCACCAAACGGCCCCTCCGTGGTCACAGGGACGGCGACGGCGGCCCCGAGCCCTGCAGGGAGCACGGAGCAGGGCGTTacggggggggacggggccaGCGGCCCCCTGCTCCTTGGGTGGGAGCACAGGGGACGGTGGGACAGCGGGGCAGGGGTGACACaaagcaggcagggctgcaggcatcCGTGTGCCTGCACAAAGGGgaattttcctcctttgttttGCTCCTTCATGGCGTGGGACAGAGCTCTGCAGTCTTAGGGAAGCCCCTTAGTGCTCTCTGCCTCGCTGCAGAGACACCCCTGGGCGCAGCTTTGcgtttttttaatcttttgggTGTCTGAGAgacatttaaatatgttttaccCAAAGCTCTTTGGCAGAGAGGGCATCCACGGTTTGGTGAAACGTTTGCTGGCTGCAAATGGCTTCTGgcccactgcagccccccttTCTCTGCCAAAACCCTGCCCCGCACCCAGGCCCTTATCTGCAGGGGGTGGAtggagaccccccccaaccccaggagcctctccccagccccaaagcTGCAGGAGGGGCCGAGCAGCCGCCCATCAGGGCAGACACCAGCCCCGTGCTGAGGTCCCACCCAGCCCTATTTTTAGGACAGGGGTGCAACCGCCGGAGGGATGGAGCAGCAGCCCGGAGGATCTGCTGACACTTGGCTCCGGGCGGCTGCAATTAGGGGAGACCTAATCAGCACCCTGCGGGTGAGACTGGGCGTTCAGCCCGCTCCCGGCCCTGGTGCTCCTGTTCGGCAGGTTCCCCCCGCGAGGCCGCCggccccccagcagcagaggggcCTCCCAGGCTCGGTGGCGTGCCGAGAGCTGCGTGCCACAGCAATGaccgctgcctcctgccccagtcCTGGGGtacccccccccagctctccttCCTCCGGGctgcttcctccccttccccttcctgccccgcTCCCGTCTTCGCCTGATGAATTAAGGTGTTTGCAGcaacccccctcccttccctaTCGGCCAGAGGAGATGAGCCGCTTCCCTTCTCAGCTCGGGGAAAACAGTGAGTCACCCGAGTCCCCGAGTCAGGTTATTTTGGCACTCTGCACCCTAATAAATCCATGTTTTATCTTAATTCTTGCGCATAGAGCAGGAAATGCCGTGCACCCTGCGGCGCCCGAGCGGGGATGCTCGTGCAAGAGGAGCCTTAGCatggagctgggctgtgggCGAGGTGGAGCAgccctggtgcacccccagtgcctGCCTTTGGTGTCCTTGCTGCGGGGGGACCTGGCTGCACCCAACCTTGTGGGGCCATGCCTGCCCCCTAAAACACTTCCCTAGTTTTTTGGTTGTGAAGGACTGCAAGCACTTGTCCTAGGAAAAGCTTCCAATgaagccaggaggaaaaaaaacatctcatCCATACCCCCTGGGGCAGATTGCGCCGGGGATTTGCAAGGACTGGGGTAGCAGAATATGGGACATACCATGCAGAATCCATAGGCAGCATCCCACGAAGGCTGGAAGCGTCCATCCCCTGGTCCCCATGCTGCTGGAGCACCGGGAAGCTGGAAGGGAGGCGAGAGCAGCAAGGTgcagccctggccctgctctcctgctggagctggagtccCACAGGTGCAATcttgctcccagtccctcctaTTTATAGGGATGGCAAAGGAGGCAGGTCCCCTCCCGCCCCCGGTGCTCTGCCTCcacatccctgtccccagccccttccctccccgccctcccctccacctcccCGGGAGGCTCTGGGGGCCCCCACCAGCCCCTTACAGCTGGGTGTGGGTTGGGGGCCACCCAAAAGCCACCCCACAGGGACCCGATCCAGGCAGGGCACGGCCTGGAGCAGCGTTGCAGCACCAAAGTGAGCTGCGGAGGTGTGCCTGTGCCTGGGGTCAGGATGCAAGTCCCCCTTGGTTCAGGGTTTCCATCCAAAAGCAGGGGAACACACGGCTGGGGCAGGCCCTGGGGcatcagccccccccccccccccccagtgctcctccacgactggaagcactgggaagCCCcgaccaaccccccccccccccagcatcaccACCCTGTGTGCAGGCACAGCAGTGCCGGGGCGGGTGCTGGGTCGCTGCACCCCGTATCCTCCCCACCCCCGGCCCGTTCCCCTACAGCAGCAATCCCTGCTCCCCACTCGGGGCTCCCCGGCGGCGAAAGGCGTTGCACAACACCCGCCGGTGGGCGTTTGGTAAGCAATTAAACACTGCTTAACCAGCAGTGCCCGCGGGCGGCTCCTGCCCGGTGCCATTAGCGGCAGCACGGCGTGCGGCGTGCCGCCCAAGCCGGCCTCCGTGGAGCTGGCGGCGGTGGCAACGGCAGCGTGGGCGATGCTAGGGGAGGCCAAGTCACGACGAACGCCCGTCACACCAACCCACCCACGCCTTACCCCCTGCCCAGGCACCGGGAGCTGGCCGTAAATCACCGCTCACCCGGAACGATATTGGGAGAGCGGTGGCGATGCGGGGGGACAGTGCCCAAAAGCTCCCTCTCCCTCGCACTCCGCAAAACCCCCTCTTCCCAATTTTGGGCCAGCAGAGCCGAGGCACAGATTGGGGCGAGGGTCCAAGCAGATCCCTGCACCACGGCACCCGCAGCCTTCCTGGGGATCAACACTGCGGGGATCGTCCTCGCCGTGAGCACGGTGTCCCGCTCCCACcctgggaaggggctgtgcATTAATCCTTCTGCTGTGCCTGAAACCCGTAGATCCTTTTGCTGTGCCCGAAACCAGGATCCCAGCAAGCCACCGGATCCCGCGGGGCTATTTCTCATCCGCAGTTATcgaggcagcacagcacaggatgGACGCCGGAGCCAAGAAATGGGACAGAGAGCACAGAACTCAGGCAGAGCCTGGTTTTGAGGGTTAGCAGGGTCCCACCAAGCCCACGGCGGGGAGATGCTGGATCTGAGAATGGGACCCCCCTGCCTCGGGATTGTGAGTCTGGGGTGGGCAATGCTGGGAACCCCAGCGccagggggctcagcaccacgcagcgcagcatggcacagcagcGCCTTATCGGCCTTCCTGGAATTAATGGGCTGCTTGTTCCAGCCCCGCGGAGATTACGGCATCTCCTGCCGGCAAGGGCATCTGGagagggctcggggggggccgGGTTATCCATCAACCCCGCGGGTTCTGGATCACTTGGTGTGCCAGGCACAGCGCAGTGAAGGGACGAAGGGGAGGGGGACGCTGGAGGGGACACCTAGGTCACCAGGGGCTGGTGACCACAGCCACGCACCCCATAATGCCACCCTCCGGAGGTGAGGGTCCCCCTGGGTGCCGGGGAGCGGGGTCTGCTCCCAGGGATGATGCTGATGGAGGGGAGCGGGTTACAGCAAGGAGGGTGGGAGACGATTTAAGGGCTGGAAGAGCCCCTCACTGTGAGTGACATCCCTGGCTCAGTCTGCTCAGCTCATCCCAGCGAGCTGATGGTGGCAAAACCCCGTCCTCGTGGGGAGGGCTCCACACCACAGAGGAGAAACCCCCAAAGATGTCCACGTTGGGAAGTGGAGGGTGGGAAATATTCAGACTGGGAACCACAGGACTGGTGCTACGGGCACAGCTGGCTCCCATCACTTTCCCCCAGCTGTGAGCGGGGGCTCGGGGACGGGTGCAGCTTCCCGGGGCAATTTCTGCGCTCAGGACCGCAGCGGTACCCAGACCCCACAAAGCAGCTGTGGGGGAAAGGCACCAGGCAGCACCGTCGGGGATGTCAGGCACACAGAGCACGGGCATTTGGCTGTGCTGGAGAGGGCTGGGAGCCTGTCACAGCTCAGCGTCCCCAGCTCTGGATcggtccccagcacccccatcACAGCCGTGTCCCCTCTTCTCCGTCCCAGGATGAGGGCAGAGGGGCTCGGCCAGCCCGGAGCATCTCCTCCCCCTGCCACGACAGCGGTGGAAGGCAGCTGTGCCGGACGGGGATGGTAAGTGCCCCGGTCACCTTTTCATCCCAGCACTTGGGgaccttttcctccctttgtgACGCACTTTGGCTGCAGTCTCCCGGCCTTGGCCCCGAGCCACATCCCGGGGTCTGAAGTTATGGATTCAACAGCCGGCAGGATCAGCCCGGTGGGACTCGGCGTGGGAGGGCTCCTGGCCCGGCGCCACGGCGTGGGCAGAGCGCGAGGATGATTTCCCCAGTGCCCCGCAAGGCGTGGGGAGCGGGGACCCCATCCAGTGGGCTCTGCCCTGGTCCCCCCTCTCTGCACCCCACTGTGCTAATGGCacaaaaaaagccccaaaaagCCAGGCAGTATCCTGGCTGGGGAACGGCTCTCTGGGGAATTTGGGTGTGCTCCTGCACGCTGCCTTTCCCCATGGGGAAACGGGTGCAGGTCCGGGAGGCGGATAACCCCGtccagctggggctggtggccggCAGCAGGTGACACGTCTGCGGGTGACACAGCCCAGAGCCTCAGGGCCAGGCAGTTCCCGTCCTCTCTCTCCCAGAACTGGGGTCACCATCAGCAGGGTCACTATGTGACCACAGCGGGACGTGTTCTTATGTCCCCGTTCGTGCACCCTCCCTGTCCCAGCCCGGCCTGCAACTCACAAAGACCAGAATGAGAGGAGCCAGCAGCGGGCTGGGGACAGATCCTGCCCAAATCGCGTCACCCTGGTGAGCTCTTTGGGCTCCAGACCCCGCCGAGCCTCCCCCCCTTTGCCCAGACCCTGTGAGCTGGGTGGCTCCGAGGTGCCTTTGtgtcctgcctggctgctgggtgACAGCTCAGGTGCCTGGGAGCGGTCCCCAGGTTTGGTGTCTGCAGCCCCAAACGCCCCCTCCCTCGGTGGGACACGGGCTGCAGGAAGGGATCAGCCAAAAATACCGCCCCCCCCAGTAACAACACAGCCATTTTGgtaattatttcactttttaatctCTCCGCGAGGTGACTTGCTTAGGGTAATAACTGCTTCGGCCTGATTTTATCTGGCTAATTAATCAGTTAATAAATGACTTTGCTGCAGGGGGGTAGACGCTGCGGCCGTCTCCTTAGCCGGGGACTGGAAAAAAACCAGGGAAGGATTTCAGCCCACGGGATTTCCATGGCCCCACGGTGCAcgcagctgccccagcagccggggggggaGCACCAACGTGGGGCCCCCCGGCTGTGCCCCCGCAGCCAGCCAGGTCCTGAAATCTGCTTATTTCAGAGCACGCAGGGGCTGGCAacgggctgcaggggctccTTCCTCGTCTTCCTCAGTGCCATGCgtggctggggggctgcagcgtggggcGGGATGCAGAGAGGCAGCGGGGAGGCAGGCAAGAGGGGTGCAggcgggcaccggggggtcccgggggaccCGGGTTCAGCAGGATCCGTGCAGATCGCCCCCGAGGGACACAGCGGTGGGGGACGAGGAGCGGCGAGCAGGAGGCCGGGGGCTGGCTCAggtccctgcccagcaggacCTCGGCGGGCGAGGGGCAGCGCTCAGGGTTTCTTCCCTCTCCACTGCATCGTGAAGTTGGCGTGCGGGAACCTgacctgcagcctgtgctggagctgggggcaaAGAACGGCCGTGACACCACGCAGCATTTACGGGTGGTGCCGGAGGGGGTCTCctgccccctgtccccacccagGAAGGGACCCCAGACAAAGGAGAGACCCCCCCCTTGGGAAGGGCTGCGGGCACACCTCACCTCGGACACGATCAGGTCCTGCACCTTTGTGTTCCCGACGTCCAGGGAGCTGGCCAGGCGCATCGACAGGAAGATGTGGGACTCCCCTGGGAGCAGAAGACACACAGCTCTGCTTGTTCCCCTTCCACCCTGCGCCGTGGCAGGGCCTGGGGTCTCTCCCCAGCACCACGACCAGAGCTGTGCAGGGTCAGGAGTGCCACCCACCCTCAGGCACGGACAGGGGGTGTCTGTGCCACCCTGCTCTGTGCCACCAGCAGGAGAACAACCCTCCATGCGCACAGCAAACCACGCATCCCACCCACCACCGGTACCTCCAGGCTGAGAACACGGCAAGAGGGGCTGCAGGACACCCCCCAAAAGGCCACCACCATGCCGGGGGGGTGGTGATGCCCATGGGACACGTGTGGCCCTACCAGCCAGACGTCAGAGAAGAGTTTGGGGTCCCAGGAGGTGGCACTTACTGACAGGGCTTCCGATGCCGGGGCAGGCGGGCTGCGCCGTCGGCGGGGCcgtggaggtgctggaggtgttGTTTGGGCTCTGGGTTGAGTCGGTGGCAGGGGAGGAAGGCTCCGTGCCTGGGCAAAGCAACGTGGCGTtagtgctgcctgcagggagagCCAGGGGGTCCTAAACCTGGGGAGGACCCATCCTTCACCCCTCAGCCACACTCACCCGTGGTGGCACCGGGACTCTGGGGTGACGCCTGGGTGTCCGGGGATGTCCCCGTGGCCAGGGTGGAGGTACCAGGGCTGGTCCCATCTGTGGtccccagcagctggctgggagTTGGGGTGCTCCCGGACacctctgtgctggtgtgggaGGGGGCTGTGGTGTCCTGAGGGGCTGTCAAGGGCTCGGCTGATGCAGCTGTGTGTGGGGCTGCGGTGGGAAGAGAGGGACTGCTGCTCCCCGGGGGTGTGCCGGGTGTCTCTGGAGTGGAGGCTCCTGTTTcagggctggagggaggagCGGAGGCCGTGCCAGTGGAGGCGGTGGTGGGCAGCAGCGCCGTGGTCTCTGTGGGTTtcagggaggcagagagagctGAGATCGCTGTAGCATTCAAGTCAGgcagccacctcctccctgagctgctgcagcctgccagaagttaaataataatactaTGAAGGGCAAAGGTCTGCTCTCAGCCCCTGCCCAGATGGATGTCTGCTCCCGAGGGCCCCGTCCTCACACAAGGGTGGAAGTCCGCCTCTGCGTCCCGTTCACCCCGCCGAGGCGAGAACAGGCAGCcgcatccccaggcagcccccaggAAGAGGTAAAGGAAATTTGCATG
This sequence is a window from Anser cygnoides isolate HZ-2024a breed goose chromosome 9, Taihu_goose_T2T_genome, whole genome shotgun sequence. Protein-coding genes within it:
- the LOC106044813 gene encoding mucin-4-like isoform X2, which encodes MPAAAPGPDRLSQGSPDSETGPELATAQGTKSAGDMAEAANPGSRSPYTDTSSLSSSAQQGPADTTELPAAPAGALPSTELSPAAAPGDGAGAAPAPAEVSPPGPMAPGYVGLEPDLSGAEGLGPSQAPGVAFPPPVAASGAAFGTSDGAETAANPNLGAAQGAPISPFLVGSQPWGMAGGAPTGAALPGAEGPGTGFSSALDAPGSASHGPVGPPSPTLGVQPGADLGVPGTEGQALGGSGTGSEPSLSSSPGAGMEAGTDLLPGAVSLPGPASPGDTLTAPSVLDSASPGALGGVDAAPSAVQPALGAGPGAHPPAGGGGGEGAGAGNGESPGVSQDLDGAAGASGGGTGAVLHSASPSPSPEGSSSAPTSGGAAEGAGGPGAGGAGVGLSPDPEAAGPQGNEETPVPAPGIQSGADLGLSDANLSQTNVVQLAGGETGASAPWAPAPGAGTADGAGAIIQITSGVLAPSVLSSPREVQPLVPVAPDASSPLLAASAGGVGGSSAPAPSGGPPSASGTPSGSSPLALGSPLAAVVAGAGSALPGSPEYEMSSGMAAPLGEESPRAPAPANAAPALPPASEREDAAAGAAAGPPPVSSPVSGSEFGAGTRGELGAAVGGAAPFLPPLQPGGPVVPPRPSVAEGRGDTDGPVPGEPRPGVSVGPGGAGGALETPTQPLAGGSPGSLSVLRPAGPAAGSPLPNIPGPGPAGGSSPPALHPSLGSATPANGVPAAGGASIPAPIPGHRGAQGGSPPTTLHPAVSCSPTLPAPSPGGKKGLPGPRKNEAASLATRASSSMLPAPPRSAAAAPVPPPGPTVAAVSLYGYGPRENDREYVERRVDFNSPLFKPETGFPFGKTLRDSLYFTDNGQIIFPASDSSIPAYPNPPPGGFNGHEEVPMIAVFWDNADFSRGTGTTFYQEFLTLNSEKPPFIRDVEAKVRRYLRSSYSAAWTLKVTWDKAPAYGVRGDSRRTNTYQAVLTTDGFRSYVLLLYQDGGMRWDYSQLPAANVLIGYTSGDGSYHNDDLTQGPPAAKYRPDQFRGYNTDLRGLWLYKLESRVGINYRLKCLAWTGQQQEPRTWSQDLPACPCSLQQGQQDPRFKSSRGGWWSARVSMLHSASPNRYGAGVRCLYDSRGQFVEGRQERYWRSSRQASPYRDQELKLYDWCCNQAASARLCARYGEKRPRIGCDGYQALGMGGSPAPVCWGDAASATKQGTSQPPPVNARRALGRSDGEADSSEDNDSEEQRDEEDE
- the LOC106044813 gene encoding mucin-4-like isoform X7, with the translated sequence MPAAAPGPDRLSQGSPDSETGPELATAQGTKSAGDMAEAANPGSRSPYTDTSSLSSSAQQGPADTTELPAAPAGALPSTELSPAAAPGDGAGAAPAPAEVSPPGPMAPGYVGLEPDLSGAEGLGPSQAPGVAFPPPVAASGAAFGTSDGAETAANPNLGAAQGAPISPFLVGSQPWGMAGGAPTGAALPGAEGPGTGFSSALDAPGSASHGPVGPPSPTLGVQPGADLGVPGTEGQALGGSGTGSEPSLSSSPGAGMEAGTDLLPGAVSLPGPASPGDTLTAPSVLDSASPGALGGVDAAPSAVQPALGAGPGAHPPAGGGGGEGAGAGNGESPGVSQDLDGAAGASGGGTGAVLHSASPSPSPEGSSSAPTSGGAAEGAGGPGAGGAGVGLSPDPEAAGPQGNEETPVPAPGIQSGADLGLSDANLSQTNVVQLAGGETGASAPWAPAPGAGTADGAGAIIQITSGVLAPSVLSSPREVQPLVPVAPDASSPLLAASAGGVGGSSAPAPSGGPPSASGTPSGSSPLALGSPLAAVVAGAGSALPGSPEYEMSSGMAAPLGEESPRAPAPANAAPALPPASEREDAAAGAAAGPPPVSSPVSGSEFGAGTRGELGAAVGGAAPFLPPLQPGGPVVPPRPSVAEGRGDTDGPVPGEPRPGVSVGPGGAGGALETPTQPLAGGSPGSLSVLRPAGPAAGSPLPNIPGPGPAGGSSPPALHPSLGSATPANGVPAAGGASIPAPIPGHRGAQGGSPPTTLHPAVSCSPTLPAPSPGGKKGLPGPRKNEAASLATRASSSMLPAPPRSAAAAPVPPPGPTVAAVSLYGYGPRENDREYVERRVDFNSPLFKPETGFPFGKTLRDSLYFTDNGQIIFPASDSSIPAYPNPPPGGFNGHEEVPMIAVFWDNADFSRGTGTTFYQEFLTLNSEKPPFIRDVEAKVRRYLRSSYSAAWTLKVTWDKAPAYGVRGDSRRTNTYQAVLTTDGFRSYVLLLYQDGGMRWDYSQLPAANVLIGYTSGDGSYHNDDLTQGPPAAKYRPDQFRGYNTDLRGLWLYKLESRVGINYRLKCLAWTGQQQEPRTWSQDLPACPCSLQQGQQDPRFKSSRGGWWSARVSMLHSASPNRYGAGVRCLYDSRGQFVEGRQERYWRSSRQASPYRDQELKLYDWCCNQAASARLCARYGEKRPRIGCDGYQALGMDSSEDNDSEEQRDEEDE
- the LOC106044813 gene encoding mucin-4-like isoform X4 is translated as MPAAAPGPDRLSQGSPDSETGPELATAQGTKSAGDMAEAANPGSRSPYTDTSSLSSSAQQGPADTTELPAAPAGALPSTELSPAAAPGDGAGAAPAPAEVSPPGPMAPGYVGLEPDLSGAEGLGPSQAPGVAFPPPVAASGAAFGTSDGAETAANPNLGAAQGAPISPFLVGSQPWGMAGGAPTGAALPGAEGPGTGFSSALDAPGSASHGPVGPPSPTLGVQPGADLGVPGTEGQALGGSGTGSEPSLSSSPGAGMEAGTDLLPGAVSLPGPASPGDTLTAPSVLDSASPGALGGVDAAPSAVQPALGAGPGAHPPAGGGGGEGAGAGNGESPGVSQDLDGAAGASGGGTGAVLHSASPSPSPEGSSSAPTSGGAAEGAGGPGAGGAGVGLSPDPEAAGPQGNEETPVPAPGIQSGADLGLSDANLSQTNVVQLAGGETGASAPWAPAPGAGTADGAGAIIQITSGVLAPSVLSSPREVQPLVPVAPDASSPLLAASAGGVGGSSAPAPSGGPPSASGTPSGSSPLALGSPLAAVVAGAGSALPGSPEYEMSSGMAAPLGEESPRAPAPANAAPALPPASEREDAAAGAAAGPPPVSSPVSGSEFGAGTRGELGAAVGGAAPFLPPLQPGGPVVPPRPSVAEGRGDTDGPVPGEPRPGVSVGPGGAGGALETPTQPLAGGSPGSLSVLRPAGPAAGSPLPNIPGPGPAGGSSPPALHPSLGSATPANGVPAAGGASIPAPIPGHRGAQGGSPPTTLHPAVSCSPTLPAPSPGGKKGLPGPRKNEAASLATRASSSMLPAPPRSAAAAPVPPPGPTVAAVSLYGYGPRENDREYVERRVDFNSPLFKPETGFPFGKTLRDSLYFTDNGQIIFPASDSSIPAYPNPPPGGFNGHEEVPMIAVFWDNADFSRGTGTTFYQEFLTLNSEKPPFIRDVEAKVRRYLRSSYSAAWTLKVTWDKAPAYGVRGDSRRTNTYQAVLTTDGFRSYVLLLYQDGGMRWDYSQLPAANVLIGYTSGDGSYHNDDLTQGPPAAKYRPDQFRGYNTDLRGLWLYKLESRVGINYRLKCLAWTGQQQEPRTWSQDLPACPCSLQQGQQDPRFKSSRGGWWSARVSMLHSASPNRYGAGVRCLYDSRGQFVEGRQERYWRSSRQASPYRDQELKLYDWCCNQAASARLCARYGEKRPRIGCDGYQALGMADSSEDNDSEEQRGRRWPSSHHFFADEEDE